The nucleotide window TCTAGTGTTCCTGACCTTTCACTTCTCTCTATTGTTTCTCTTTTCCAATCACTTGCACACATGAAACACATGAACAAAACACAAATTACACCCCTTAGAATAGAACTATACATCAAGTCAAGCAGTTTCATATTCAAAAAATATTACTCATAAACAACAAATCAGAAAGGACTGCATAGACAAACAGAAGAGTACTGGACAGggctgccctctgctggccgATTTAAGACATTACAGGTCGATGCTTGAGGCAAGGCGCAGGCAGAGAGAAGAATCAGAAGGTATGTCCCTATGAGTGATCTCGTTGCCTTCCAAACGCAAAACCTTCAGCCTGGAGAAGTTCATCACATCCACCACACTGCAAAAACTGCCCAGGGTAAACTCTGTAACAAATCAAAGAAACCTGTCATGTCACCAGACCAATTCATATTACTTTACTAAAATAATTACATATGTTATAATTCACCAGCAGGAATGGTGGTACTTAGCCCACAGGCAAGATCATTCAAGATCTGGAATTATATATTCCATTCCAGAGtggaatatattatatattccaTTCCAGAGTGgaatatataatttatacaCAAGAATATAATTTTGATTATTATAATTACAGAATGTTAAAGCAAGCTGGCAAAAAAAGACTTGAACTCCCTTAACTGAAATGAGCTTCAGTGTAAAACAACAGAGAGGGCAGTGCAAGCATTCTTCTTTCTGACCAAATACATCTGGGACacgaaaataaaaacaatggcGGAGCTTGTCAATGTTACAGAGCTCTTCCAGTGGAGTCTGGAAAAGTAGGGCAGTCCAGAGCTCAGTGGAGATCTTTGCTCCCAAATATCCTGCACAGGCATTTATTTATGAAACAGTGCAAGGGCCCCGAGACAACAGAATCTTTTAACACTAACTATGCTCAAGAGAATTAGAGGGCTGATCTGAAGAACCCAGCTGCTCTTCATAAAAAAAGCCTACGCTTACTCTATAGAAGCAAGTTGACTGCAGCTGTACCTTTGATTTGATTGGCCTGTAGGTAGAGGTGCTCCAGACTGGAGCCGACCTGCGGGATTCGTTCCAGCTTGTTGAACGAGAGATCCAGCTCTACCAGTCCACTCACGTTGAAGGTGCTGGGTGGGATGCCCTTATTCGTGAGCTCGTTGTGGGACAAACGCACGTACTGCAGGTTGGTGAAGTGGTGGAGGAAGGTTCCCGGCACGGCATCGATTGCATTGAAGCCCAGGTACAGCTGGTGCAGCATATCAGGCAGGCTGTCCGGGACCTTCTTCAGTCGGTTGTTGCTGACATCGAGCAGCGTGAGGGACCTGAGGCCCTTAAATGCACCGCCTAGATCCTGGATGTCGTTGTTATTGAGCAGCAGGACGGTCAGGTTCTCCATGCCCTCGAAGGCATTGGCCGCCACCGTGCTGATGTTATTGCGGTTGAGGCGGAGGTCCCGCAGGCTGCGGGGCAGGCTGGCAGGCACGCTCCTCAGGTTGTTCCCACTCAGGTAGAGGCGGTCCAGGTGTGCCAGGCTGCCGAAGGCCTTCTTGCCCACTGTGCTGATGTTATTCTCCTGCAGCATGACCCAAACGATGTTGGTGGCATTGCCGAAGGCATCGTCTGGCACCGTGGTGATCTGGTTGTGCTGCAGGTAGACGTACTTCATGCGAGACGGGACATATGGCATCTGCTTCATGCCCCGGTTGTCGCAGTACATGGCAATAGGGAAGGTGGGCGGGCAGTCACATTCTGCTGGACAGTCTCCGCCGGCGGTGTCAGCACGCAAGGCTGCCATGGGATGCAGGGTGTAGATCCAGAAGAAAGGGTCTCGGTCCTGGGCCAGCGTGAGGTGCACAAGGCCCGCGGTCAGCAGGACAGCCGTGAGGCGCATGGTCGTCAGAGCAGGAGGTTCTGGAGCTGCAGTAGAAAAATCGCATTCATGCTCATCAACTCGACTTGTGCCATAAGAATGcaggcaaacaaacaaacaaaaattgtacagacaaaatgtgaaaaaaggaGGCAAATGTAGAAAAATGTGAATGAAATGCGTATTggaatatttacattttgtaaAGTTAATACATAATGCAGTATATGTATTGATAGTAAAATTCAGTACTGTTAAATTCAGCTTGTTTGTTGACATGCATACTAATAAAAAAAGACAGTACTATCAACCCTGCTGTTATTTTCATAAAAATCCAGATGAAAAAATATTCTCTTGATTAAAGGAACATGGCCATCACTGCAAAATATCTAACTTACCACTTTAAATTCAAGTTGAGCTATATGGGAAAAACATGTACACTGCATACTACGTTGAGCAGAGTGAATACACTCCTGAAAAGCACTATGTTTGTGGAAGGAAATGTTCAGTATGTATATACTGATGCAGAAAAAAGAGGATTAAAgcagaaaaaagaaagagtgCAGATTGAAGCAACACACCTACCTGATTAGGTTAAGAGGCACTCCCTCCTTTTTGTCCTGTTTCACTGTGAGCCTCGCTAGCACTGTGAAGATTGACTTTGCCAAACACTTTCtaagtcacccccccccccctccaaaccaCCCACCCCCTCcgctccaccccaccccccccaaccccatccAATAActgctcttttctctctctccatcctcactGCCCTCTTCACTAGGGCTGTAGCTGTGGATACTTGTTCACCGCCGAGGAACCGCGTTCAACACATCTGCTCCTTTACGCTTCACGTTGTTCTTGTTACGGCAAGATTTGACCTCGCCGTGTGACTGACCTGCTCTCGTTAACTACCCATCAAAGGTCGTTTCCCTGTGTCGGCCTCTTTTTTGTCTCCTCTGGGGTGAGGGCTTTGGACTATTGAAAACAGGGGGAACCCAACAGCTGGCCTGGACTTGAAAAGAAGCGCCCATGAACTTTAAAATCCCAGAATTTCTAGTGCTGCTTATAGTGTTTATTGAGGTTCTTTGGAGTTCAGCTGAACTTTAATGAATGTTGTATATGGTAAATATGCTACCTTACTGCCTCAATGCGATATGCAGAAAAAACATCACTTCTGTAGAGCAACGGCTACAGAAGGACAGTTAAAGGACAGCTGCAAAACCTTCCATAATATCGTGCAAAAACCTTCATGTCCCAGTTAAAGTCCAAAGCCAAGGAGACTGACCAGCCCTGAGGGCAGAGCTTAAGTGCAATTCCACAGAACAGCGTCTGCTGTAAATTGACTTTCCACTCCATGAATGGAACCAGGATGCAGCAGCCGCCGTGTTTGACTAGAGGGCGGGGGTCACTGCGTACGGTGAAACACTCTCGTGTTCTCCTTCAACCCACCATCGGTAGAGTGTTCAAGTGAGCATGAAAACATCACTGAAGCTGTTCATTCCACAGTCTTTCCATGAGACTCCGAGCCTGGGGCTCCTTGATGTGCATGTCCTGTCTCCTCATGGAATGCCTGGACCCTCCCTTCCCAGAGAGGCCTCACTAATGCCTGCCCGGAGCAGACAGATGTTTTTAGATAAGCAAACGCTTGGAGTTAGCACTGGAGACAAGGGACCTGGGCTATAGATTACTTCCAGACAGAGGCCTGGGGCCCGGGCTCTGGTGGCGCTGGGTTTCTGGAGCTTTCTCCAGGAGTGTAGCAGGAGTGCGTACCCTCAATCTCTTTGTACTCTAAAACACATTATCCAGTGAACCCTGTTTTCACTGGTTTGGCAGGCTACAATTACAACTCCCCTTATTAGAGACACAACCTTGGGCTTATCTTCATGGATCATTTTATTTGGTACACCAAATttacaggtgtataaaattataGGTGTATAAAAAGCATTAGCCACACTCTAGCTCAGTCCTTGGTCTGCTGCTGAGGTCACCAAGGTAGAAGTGACACTGAAGGCGATATTACTGTATCACAGCAGTGTTTTTGTTTCCTGATAAGTCCTATACCGACTACACGTCACCTAACTCCCTTGTGGTGGGGCAGACAGTGAACTCAGTCCTGTCCCATATGGTGTGAGCTAAGACCAACATCAGGAAGCGATTCACATTCCTGGTGTCCCTGCCCTCATGTGTTAATGAGCTGGAACCCTTTGAACGGGAACTAGGTTGGGGATGTGGCATGTGTAGCACTATTGCATAAAAATGTTGAAAGCAAGCAATAAATAAGTCAACACTGTCATCTGCACATTTAAAGTCGTCATTCACTCATATACACTCAAGCTAGTTCTATGACTGAACACGTGCTGAACACGTAACTACAAGCCAGCTAAAATGTGTGCAGTATGTTCACTGATTGCTCGAGGCTGCTTTCAGACAAGAAGGTTAAAATCGCAGCACATGACTTTAGACTGGCAAACTTACGTTTGTAGTTTAATTCAAGGAGCTCATTCAGTATACACAACAACCCTTTTGAATAAGGTCAccaagacaaacaaacaaacaataggTTTAACATACTGAAATATATTATGATTATGACtctagggttagagttaaggttagggtttgTATACTATTGTATGCTATTGGCCAGGGCAAATTCTTTGGTTAGTATGCATTTTTTCAACAATTTTCTGCTTTATCATTTGCAAAAGTCTGGTTTCCCATAAAATTATCAGAAGTAGTAATTTTGTTGCATTAACAATAGACTCAGACAGGGATAAACTATGAAGGAAATGAGAAAATGCAATTTACACAATTTACGTAACTGAAAATCCCAGCAGTGCCGCAAGGGTGGAAATAATATCGCTTTTGTCCTACTAAAATGGAAAGCAAAACGTGAACGTGCCAGTGTAATTAACTGGAAATTTTCAGGCTGACCAATGATCTTGCGCAAAGCTGTACGCGTCTGCCACTGCTCCGACCGGCCCGGCGAGAGTGATGCATCACTCATCACTCAAAAGCACTGACCCAAATCTTCGGAAACATGCTTTGTTGACACGTTCATCACAAGTCATAAGAGACACACTGCTTTTTCTTCCTTTGTGACACGTGGGATGTTTCTGTGCCTATCTCACGTTTTCCCATGCTAACGTCAGACAGGAGTGTCTCATTTGGAACGAATAGTTTCCTTGTTTGACAATATAGTCGTTTAATTGTCATAAATTCACAGGGGACTGAGGGAAGCCGAGGCTGTTGTTGTCTGTTGTTGGTGGtatttgtgctttgtgaggttgGTAGGAAGCTTAAACACACTGTGATGAAGGCTGTCACCATACCTGGGGCTTGAACCCAGGTCTGAGGGGAGATATGAACACTGACCCTAGTATTAATGAGTGGGCTGGGATCTACGTGTAGACTCTAATGGTTGGGCATAGGTCATTTCCTTCTTCCAGAAATCTGGGAGTTTTTCTGTTCCAAGGATCTTCTAGACTGAGATGGATGACATCATGACTATGATCTTTAGCCACTCCTCCAGCTTAGGGCTCACAGCCCCGTCACCACTGGGAAGACCTTCGTGTTAACTTTCTACATTTTCTTAGTCCCTGGTATTTTTTCAACTTCTCAAATTCCTCCCTTCGGATGTTAACATCTCTCGGGACTACCGTGTCTGTTATGACTGCTGTGTCCTGCGTCATGTCCACTATTGCAATGTCTGGACTTGTGTGGACCTGCAGCTCCCAAAAGGATCTTAATGTTATTCTTCACCTTTCTGCACATATTCGTGTATATGCTCTCTGAACATATTCCTGATCACTGCTATTTGGGTCTTGATATTTACTTTCCCTACCAGCATCTTGCATCACTGGCTCCTTTCTAAAGCCTGTGTCTTGGATCTTCTTTGGCGTGACACAACCATCTGACCTAGCACCTAGTGCTTCATCTTGTGCTGACATGGTTAGTGTTACTCTGTCTTCACTCCTGCCTTTGCCCTTGACATTGGGAGGATTTTCATGTGCCAGCCAGTTCATCTGGGGGCCACTGGGGGCGATCTTTGTATTCATTGATATTTCGTGTCTCACAGTGTATAGTGGATGTTATTATATTCCAGGCTCTGTTCACCTCCTCCTGGCAACCTTTGGTTGTTGGGTCTTGGATGAAGTGCCCAATGTGCAATGAGAAGTTTCCAGTTCTTCTCTCATACGGCGTATTGTTAGTGTATATGTCGTTATCAGTCCCTTTCTGAGCAGTTGTCAAGTATCTGCACACATGCTTATTCTGACTGGTGGCTAGACTTCCTGACAGGAGTTTCCATGTTGTGAACAGGCAGGTTATTGGTCTGTGGTTGGATGGGGTTTGTCCCTTGTTGGTCCTTCAGTGGCCAGTATTGTCCTGCCTTGTTTGTCCAGATTGGAGTTTATATTTAGCAGCTGTCTAATTTGTTCAGTTAGTCAGTCATGTTAGTCAGCTATTAGTTTCTTTAGCCAGCAGGTATGGATCATGTCAGACCAGTGCCTGCCTAGTTCTTAATATTTCTGACCCACTTTTGGACATCTGCTATCTGCTGTTGTAATGCTTAAAAGTTCCTGCTGTGTTTttctaattatttttttattattacaaaGCATGTCCCAAAGCTCTAATATTTTTCGCTGTTTTTGTTACATTGTAGAGACATTTGGATTTGATTCCACAAAGGGATCAAGTAAACagacagtatacacacacacacatacacagagagagagagagagagagagagagagagagagagagagagagagagagagagagagagagaatagcaaTGTGTCATCACAAAATGCCCTAGAAAGATCATAAAcagcaaaaagaaaaacatctcTCCCACTTTAATTAAGAGTTTGATTGGCTAAAAACTGTACATAGTAATTATTATGCTTATTATGCTTAACCAAATGTTGACACTCCATTGTTCATTCTTCTTACACATCTTCAGAAGTTGTGTATGACTTATGAAGTGATGGAAAGGGCTTGGGTAGGCTAGAGATTTGAAGCTCCTCAGAGCTGTATTTAACCAAAGCCAAGTTCCCCTTGACTATGCAATCAAACATATGCAGTTACTCCCAGGCTGGGTATACATTTCCTACATGGATGGGAACAATTATAGTCTCTTCAAAGGCATCGCCTCCTTTCCCCAAAACATAAAGAAAAGCAAATAAAAGATTACAAGCACATGAGTCACAAAATGGGGAAACTCCTTTGTAATACAGTTGATGATCAAATATATGCACAAAATACATAAACTTTAATAAGAAGTGTGAACCCTGTGGCGCCCTCTAGTGATGACACAGAATTGATCAAATCTGCAACCAGCCCCTGACTCATTGTTTCTCTATGAACTGTCTGCACTGCACTGGAAGGGTCAACTGAACTAAAAAAAATAAGTGACAAGCCCCCATGAAGGCCCCGTGCCTTTCTTCACTTATGGAGATACATAGAGGTAATAAAGCTTTAAAACATAATGTTTTGCGGTTTGAGTGCAGTTTCAAACTGACATTTATTGTAGATGTGAGATCTTAATGAGTGTTTTTCTGTCAAAACGTCCACCACATATTCACAATCCATCCTACTTGTTAGTAACTGTTGCCACATTTGTCCTTGTATGACTTATCAGTGCTGTGTTGAGTAGGTGAactagagaaagagagcaagagatgACTCAGCTCCCACGTCTACAGAGCGCCGGGTAACACCTACCGCACCTGTCTGCTCTGCCACTGCGGCTTTGCCATGCTCACCCACAGCAGAGGTGCGACCGCAACCCCCTCCCCAGCCTTCCACGGATCTCTGTCACAGGCCAGACAAGAGGAAAACGAAACACCCAACCAGCTAGTAGGCACCCAACAAACAGGAAAACCTGCATTGCTGCACTTATGCATGATGCAAACCacgtgcgcacgcacgcacgcacgtgcgcacacacacacagtgcagtggatgtTTGTTGcttgcatatgtgtgtacatTAAAAAAATTCACACGGCAATGGTAATGGTTACATGCAGGAGATTCCACTGCTACAGAGGTGAAGTAATGGGGCgttgggggaggagcagagagagtcAGCAACACGGCAACAGGGAGAGGAATGTGTCTGCCAGGCTGCACCGTTCAGGAGCAGCTGTCAAAGATAATCTTATTGCTCATGTTATGTACAGACTTTCCCCTTAAGATACAGGAATGCAAGGAACCAAAAAATAAatgtcatggtcctgtggtagggaactggtcttgtgaccggagggtcgtgggttcgattcccagacctgaggccatgactgaggtgcccttgagcaaggcacctaacctcaactgctccccgggcgccgggctagggctgcccacagctctgggcatgtgtgcaccacagccccctagtaatcactagtgtgtgtgttctaactgcattgatgggtaaaaagcagaggacaaatttcaattgcagtgaaaaatcacaattcacAAAAATTTAgcacatttaaattttaaaagaggaaaatgttttgttttttttcttggaCCTCACTGGAAATTCAAAatttccacacacaaacacacacagagataatgatcatttattattttaaatagatATGAATACTGATGGTTAAACATACATGTATGACAAAAGACTATGTTTTCATGGATGAGGTTTTGCCTCCTAGGTGTACTCTGTACTCTAGGTGTACTCTATACTCTGTACTCTAGGTGTATTCTATACTCTGTACTCTAGGTGTACTCTGTACTCTAAGTGTACTCTATACTCTGTACTCTAGGTGTACTCTATACTCTGTACTCTAGGTGTACTCTGTACTCTAGGTGTATTCTATACTCTGTACTCTAGGTGTACTCTGTACTCTAGGTGTACTCTATACTCTGTACTCTAGGTGTAATCTATACTCTGTACTCTAGGTGTACTCTGTACTCTAGGTGTATTCTATACTCTGTACTCTAGGTGTACTCTGTACTCTAGGTGTACTCTATACTCTGTACTCTAGGTGTACTCTGTAATCTAGGTGTACTCTATACTCTAGGTGTACTCTGTACTCTAGGTGTATTCTATACTCTGTACTCTAGGTGTACTCTGTACTCTAGGTGTACTCTATACTCTGTACTCTAGGTGTACTCTGTACTCTAGGTGTACTATAGGTGTACTCTGTATTCTAGGTGTACTCTGTAGGCATCTGGGTTTAAAGCACTGCATGGTTCCCTCATTTCCTTCAGCTTTCATGGAAAAGAAATCAGGCTCCCAGTGAAAGACTACTGTGTTTATGGCGGCAGTGGTATGTGTTACCTTTACACCAAGCTGCTTTGgagaaaaacacattttcagATTTAAGTCAATATTTTCTAGAAATTCTGGTTAAAGGGTTCTAATTTCATAAAATGCACCTGGGTGTAGAGGTGAAACACCCAGCCTGctttattataatataattatcatGAATCGATATTAAGGTTCAATATTGTGATCTGGTTAAAATCAGTGTCACCTTTATCTTGTAATGCATTAGAATGTGTTATTAAGACGTTCAGTCCAAGCAAAGTATTCAGTCCAAGCAAAGTACACTATGTATTAGACAGATGTGGTTGCAGGAAACAGTGCAGTACATTATTTAGCTGAGCAATAGATGACCGAGTCCTCATTCTCACACTTATGGACCAAAACACCATGTTGATAAGTTCCTATTTTTATACTGCATAATGATTTCAAGGCTATTGATTTCTGGATGATTTATAATGATTTATTATTCATCTGTGGCATTAGACAACCTGTTTAGCAGTCTCACTCAAGAGTTCTGTGTTCTTACTTAAACAATGTCAAAATAAGAGAAGGGGTCTGAATTGAAGCTGTGGACTTTGAAACCGTATCCTGCATTTAGTACTCAGTCAGGAATTTGGCACAATATTTTCGGTTTAAGAAAGCAGTGCCATTTAGCAGGTGAAGCAGCTCTGTCAAATATTTTTATACTTTGAACATAATATTTGTACATTTGATATAAGCATGTAGTCTAAGAAATGTACATATCTTACTCTACAATGATGACCTAACACTGAAAAGGTTTATGTAAGCTTTAGTCCCATTTAATCTAACTGAACTGGCCACTTAAACTTTCTGCAGTTCTGGATAAATCCAAATCTTGTGCATAGATCTGCATTCAAATGTGAATCTATTTATATCAGGAGATCCAGACAAATAAACCAACtctgttattgttttgtttcaCTTGTCTAGTAGGGGGCGCTATGACTGCTCTGCACTTTCACAGCCCTGAAACACGTCGTCATCCTCACGCCTTTCAAAGAGGGTTTGCACAGCTGAAGTGCACGCCCGCACTCCCGCACGCACACGTGTGCAGGGTCTCTTTGGCTCCCCAGGACCCCACCAGCTGTTGCACTGCAGCACAGCATGGTCCTGAGCAAGCCTGCCACGTGAGGGTGCGCGAGTGGTGAGGGTACGCGAGTGGTTGTACTGAGGAAGTCATACTTTATAGTCGTACGAACTAAGTGTAGTTCAAAGataaacatcacacacactgtataaaTCTTTCAATAGCATCTCCATGCTGTGCTCTATGTATCACTGTATGCTCACTCTACACAACAGACTTTCATTTTGTTCTGATGCTTTGGTCTAAGATCCACATAATGTTCATTTCAGATGTTTCAGTCAGATTGTTCCGCCACTGAGCCGTCGCATTACACAGACTGCCCAGACAGGCCGGGAGGtggaaaaaaggaaaaagacagaaaagttGCGGGACGAGAGTCATGCGGGACCACGGGGCCTCGGCCATGAAAGAGTGCGGAATGCTGCATTGGCTGGTGTACATCCGCAGGTTGCCCGCACATACGGCGTGCATCAGCTCGCTGTGGAAATAAGCATTCAGGCAGACCTACTGCGTTGGGAGGCCCTCTGCAAAACACACAGCGCCGGCCAGCCGAGAAAAGAGAGGTATGCGCTCGATACGTGTGAATGAAATTGTCATCTGCATTTTGTGATCAGGCTGTTTCTGATAGGAGGTGGAAAAGATGAAACAATGTTAGCAGAAAATCGGAGACGGTTTTCCTTTTCCAGATGTTTAGGGACAGCATAGAAGAATCTACCTATGAAGTATAAATTGACATATTGAAAAGAAAGAATAAATAGAATAAATAGCATTGTTTAATAATTCTTGGTCAAGTAAGAACAAAGGAAAATGATTTCTATCATACCTGAACAAATGCCAATCTTCTGAGAGATCCACGTGACGACCTCACTACTGGCGGTCAGATGACACGTTTGGAAGCTGTCATTTATCACAACTAAAGTTCCTGTGATTTATATGTTCCTGTGATTCATCCTGCACGTCCTCTAATATTAAATTGCATGAGAAGCACAGCATGTAATTTCTGCCTGTTTCTGTTTAATGTAGACGAGCTAACCAATGGACACGAGGACGTTACTtctaatactgtgtgtgtgtgggccgaCGTGGACCACAACCTCAGACTTGGATTATGGAGGCGTGCCACTGTGGATCGACCGCTTCCTGGGGGAGCCCAGTGTGTTCACTCTGAGAGGGCGCATGGACACAGGTTGGTTCAGGGCGGTGAACCCTCAGAGCTGCCCTCTAGAGTGTGATTGTCCGATCCAGTGGCCCACTGCATTGTACTGTGACCACAGGGGTCTGGGCAGGCTTCCTGAACACCTTCCACCCAGGACTGAGTACCTCTTCCTCCAAGGTAACATGGTCAGTGGCTTCAGTTCTGGAGCCTTCAGCAATGCTACCAGCTTACGCTGGCTGTTCCTGGACCACAACCAGCTTCTCAGTGAGAAGCTCGAAGGGGCCCCGCTGTCTGGTTTGACACGATTAGTGAACCTTTTCATTAACCACAACAACCTGACGAAGGTGCCGGCGGGACTGCCTGGTACGCTCAGGCAGCTGAGACTGGCATACAATCACATCGAGGAAATTTCCCATGGAACATTGCAGAATCTAACGAATCTGGAATTGCTTCTGTTGCAAGGCAATCAGCTGAAGACTCTTGGACAGGATGATTTCAAAGGTATGTGACATTTATCACAGTGGTGTTTCTGCACAAACAGTGTTGATGTACTTACTTCTTCCTTCTTATGACTGAggtcaaacaaaaacaaaaaacttccTCTGTAACAGATTAAATACATCTCTTTAAATAATTGAATTTTTTGCTGTAAAAAAACATTATTCTTTTTCAAAATCCATGTGGACTTCAGACATTTCCTCCAACACAAAAAACATGAGAAAAGAGTGAAATAGTGACCACAACCACAGCACTTATAATTGTAAAGACAGAAGCATTTTTCTGATGCATCTGTCTCTTGTGTTTATCACCAGGCCTTTCCATGCTTAACCTGATGGACCTCAGCCACAACCGCCTGGACACTTTCCCAAAGCATCTTCCTCCATCTGTCCAGCAGCTGTACCTCTCCAGCAACGTCCTGACAGGCATGTCATCGGACAGCCTGCAGGGCTTCACCGGGCTCCGTTATTTACGTCTCAGCCGCAATCGTCTGAAGAGCGAGGATCTGAGCCCCGGCACCTTCAACGTCAGCTCTTTAGTGGAGGTGGACCTCTCCTACAACCAGCTCACTCAAATTCCAGTTGTTCCCATTACTCTGCAGTACCTTTACCTGGAGGTCAACAACATCAGAGGTGAGAGAGTAAAATACTGTCTATATCTAAAATATTAGGGCTTATTTCATAACAGAGGTTGCCTGTGTCGTCTTGGACTGACATCACGTTGTGTGTTGGCAGCTCTAAGCCGGTGCATGGCAGCACAGTTTCATAATACATTTAGAGCACTTGTAAAGCTTCCAGATGATTCATGGAATAAATGGGGTATAGACACTCAAATCTGGCACACACAGTAGCAGAGCGTAGAGGACTTGTGAGGATCAGGGAGTTGGCCACAACCAATCAGTGACCACCTGCTATGAGCGGCAGATACCACATCTGGGTTCATCTTACTGGCTCAACTGCCCCCTCTTGTGCAAATTTCTGAAATGACCAGaaataaagtggaaaaacaatcTCTTAGCACAGTGGTTTGAAAGGATTCTGCAGTGACACAGTCTAGAGGTCTATGAAGTTGGTGTGGCAGTCCAACAGCAAATTAGCTGCTTAAGGATTAATTTAAACGTACACTTTACAAGGCCATCATTCTTCTGCAGAATCACCTCTGAGGTCATAGCTGTAAACTAGCCGAAATTCATGCATCCTAGAGGCTTTGTGCTGTCTGACGACTGAGATCTATCATGATGTTTGCCTGTTGGACGGCTGCATTCGAGAGGAAAACCATGCCGTCAGACCCATGAACTCATCCTTGGCTCAGGAGCATAAACACTCGGACACGAATGGTCAATGAGAAAAATCATGGAAAATGTGACACGATTGGACGGAAAAGAAAAGTGTTTGTCGCGACTACAAGAGACAAGCAATCCTGAGAGAGACATGAGGCGGACAGGGAGGGAAAGTGCATTAGCTGATGAAGTGGGAGGGattggagagggggagagggggagagggggaggggggagtgcATCTGGAAACATCTGTGAACACTCCAGGAGGATTCCAGCAGTCCAAAAGCACTCTCTGTTCCCGCCCCCCTCCCGTTCTTCATGGGAGCATTCTGCCCGCACTCATGAGCAGCACAGACCTTCTGCAGGAGAATTCCTCGGCCGACGGCGATTCTAATTCCTCCAGTCTTGAATGGTCAAACAGATCCTTTCTGTTTTAATTGCGGTTTACAGGTTT belongs to Brachyhypopomus gauderio isolate BG-103 unplaced genomic scaffold, BGAUD_0.2 sc66, whole genome shotgun sequence and includes:
- the fmoda gene encoding fibromodulin a codes for the protein MRLTAVLLTAGLVHLTLAQDRDPFFWIYTLHPMAALRADTAGGDCPAECDCPPTFPIAMYCDNRGMKQMPYVPSRMKYVYLQHNQITTVPDDAFGNATNIVWVMLQENNISTVGKKAFGSLAHLDRLYLSGNNLRSVPASLPRSLRDLRLNRNNISTVAANAFEGMENLTVLLLNNNDIQDLGGAFKGLRSLTLLDVSNNRLKKVPDSLPDMLHQLYLGFNAIDAVPGTFLHHFTNLQYVRLSHNELTNKGIPPSTFNVSGLVELDLSFNKLERIPQVGSSLEHLYLQANQIKEFTLGSFCSVVDVMNFSRLKVLRLEGNEITHRDIPSDSSLCLRLASSIDL
- the LOC143490758 gene encoding lumican, which encodes MDTRTLLLILCVCGPTWTTTSDLDYGGVPLWIDRFLGEPSVFTLRGRMDTGWFRAVNPQSCPLECDCPIQWPTALYCDHRGLGRLPEHLPPRTEYLFLQGNMVSGFSSGAFSNATSLRWLFLDHNQLLSEKLEGAPLSGLTRLVNLFINHNNLTKVPAGLPGTLRQLRLAYNHIEEISHGTLQNLTNLELLLLQGNQLKTLGQDDFKGLSMLNLMDLSHNRLDTFPKHLPPSVQQLYLSSNVLTGMSSDSLQGFTGLRYLRLSRNRLKSEDLSPGTFNVSSLVEVDLSYNQLTQIPVVPITLQYLYLEVNNIREFNVSSLCRTIGPLTYSRMKILRLEGNKMEYHQLPPDWVYCLRVIHNLYI